The Epilithonimonas zeae genome contains the following window.
ATTATCGAGAACGCAAGTTCAGCAACTGACAGAAAATTGCGAAAAAAATAACATCGAGTTATACGGACTTGGTCATCAATATCAAGGCATTGTTCACATCATCGCGCCAGAGTTGGGAATCACGCAACCTGGAATGAGCATTGTCTGTGGTGATAGCCACACTTCTACGCACGGCGCTTTTGGAGCGATAGCTTTTGGAATTGGAACAAGTCAGGTGGCACAGGTTTTCGCAAGTCAGTGTTTATTGATGAACAAACCAAAATCGATGCGGGTTTCCGTAAATGGAAAACTCAATAAAGATGTTCAGGCAAAAGATGTGATTCTTTATATCATTTCAAAAGTCGGAACGGATTCTGGAACGGGATATTTCTGTGAATATGCAGGAAATGTGTTCGAAGAAATGTCGATGGAAGGCCGAATGACTGTCTGCAATATGAGTATCGAAATGGGAGCGAGAGGCGGAATGATTGCGCCAGACGAAACCACTTTTGAATATGTAAAAGACAAAACCTTTGCACCAAAAGGAGAAGAATGGAATGAAAAAATTGAATATTGGAAAACATTGAAATCCGATTCTGATGCTGTTTTTGATAAAGAATTTGAATTCTCGGCAGAAGATATTCGTCCAATGATAACTTACGGAACTAATCCCGGAATGGGAATTTCCATCGATTCTAAAATTCCGACAGCTCAAAATGAATCCGAAGAAAAAGCTTTAAAATATATGGGACTGAATGCCGGACAATCAACTTCGGACATCAAAGTGAATTATGTTTTCATCGGAAGTTGCACCAATGCAAGGATTGAGGATTTCCGTTCCGCCGCAACTTATGTCAAAGGAAAACAGAAAGCTGAAAATATTGTGGCTTGGCTGGTTCCGGGTTCGCAAAAAGTAGCAAAACAAATTTATGATGAAGGTTTGGATAAAGTCTTCAATGATGCAGGATTCCAAATCCGCCAGCCTGGATGTTCCGCTTGTTTGGCAATGAATGAAGACAAAATCCCAGAAGGCGAATATTGCGTTTCCACGTCCAACAGAAACTTCGAAGGTCGTCAAGGCCAAGGCGCAAGAACACTTCTGGCAAGTCCGTTAACCGCTGCAAAAGTGGCTGTAGAAGGCGGAATTCCAACTTTTGAAAATCTGAATTAATTAAACATTGGAATTTAAAAACATTGAATTTTAAATCTTGAACATCGAATTAAACGTATGCAAAAATTAGTTTTAATAAAATCTCAGGCCGTTCCGTTGCCGAGCGAAAATATAGATACCGACCAGATTATTCCGGCGCGTTTCCTCAAAAGTATCAGTAAAGAAGGTTTCGGTGAAAATCTTTTCAGAGACTGGCGGTATAATGTTCACACGAATAAACCAAATCCAGATTTCGTTCTGAACAATCCTAAATATTCCGGCGAAATTCTGGTTGCAGGAAATAACTTCGGATGTGGAAGCAGTCGAGAACACGCGGCCTGGTCGTTAACTGATTATGGATTCAAAGTGGTTGTGTCAAGTTATTTTGCGGATATTTTCAAAGGGAATGCACTTAACAACGGACTTCTTCCAGTGAAAGTTTCTGAGGATTATCTTAAAGATTTAATGGAAACGATTTCGGAAAATCCTTCAACTCAAATCACGGTTGATGTCGAAAAACAAACGATTTCATTCAATGACAAAACAGAAAGTTTCGAGTTGGATTCTTATAAAAAAATATGTTTACTAAATGGCTATGACGACATCGATTTCTTAACCAGTAAAAAAGAAGCCATCCAAAATTTTGAACAGAAAGCACAAAAAGTATATGCGCAAAACTTATAAAATAGCCGTTTTAGCAGGCGACGGAATCGGTCCGGAAGTAACCGATGAAAGTGTAAAAATCTTAAAAGTCATTGGCGAAGCTTTTCAGTATAATTTCCAGTTCGATTATGGAGTTATGGGAGCAGAAGCAATTTATGAAACAGGAAATCCTTTGCCGGATAAGACTTTGGAATTATGCAGAAATTCTGATGCGGTTTTATTCGGAGCAATCGGCGACCCTGCTTTTGATAATAATCCTGATGCAAAAGTCCGTCCGGAGCAAGGTTTGTTGAAATTGAGAAAAGAATTGGGATTGTTTGCCAACATTAGACCAATCAAAACTTATGCTTCATTAATCAAAAAAAGTCCGCTGAAAAGAGAAATCGTCGAAGGAACAGATATTCAAATTTACCGTGAGTTGATTAGCGGCATCTATTTTGGGGAAAAATTCACGGAAGAAAATGGCGAATATGCTTATGACCTTTGCAAATATTCCAGAGAAGAGATTGTGGGAATTGCGCATTTGGCGTTTCAAGATGCACAGAAGAGAAGAAAAAAACTGACATTAATAGACAAAGCCAACGTTCTCGATACTTCCAGACTTTGGAGAAAAATCGTAAAAGAAATTGCGCCTCAATATCCGGATGTTGAATTAGATTTTATGTTTGTAGATAATGCTGCGATGCAAATGATTCTTAACCCAAAACAATTTGATGTGATTTTGACAGAGAATATGTTTGGTGATATTATTTCGGACGAAGCCAGTGTGATTGGCGGTTCTATCGGTTTATTGCCTTCAGCTTCTATTGGCGAAGATAGTGGACTTTTTGAACCCATTCACGGATCTTATCCTCAGGCCAAAGGAAAAGGGATTGCCAATCCAATTGCTTCAATCTTGAGTGCGGCAATGTTGTTGGATTATTTGGAACTGACTCAAGCTGCAGATAAATTGAGAAAAAGCGTAGAACATGCTATAGAAAGCAAATATGTAACGATAGATCTAAATGCGGAACAACACTATTCAACTTCCGAAGTTGGCGATTTTATCGCTGATTATATTAAGTTTTCAGAAAGGTCTTATTACAATTTCGAAAATATTCAGTTGGGCAAATCAACGATTGTTTGATGATATGAAGTCTGTAAAAAAGAGCCGAAGAAATTCGGCTCTTTTGAAAAATGTAAAGTTATATCAGGATGTGATTGGTTTTAATCTTTTCTACCTTGCGAATCCATCTCGTCAGACATTCCTTTTTCCGGTCTGTAGGCTTCGCTTCTGTTATCTGTGAAATACAAATCGTTTTTAGCTTTGGCGATGATTCTTGCTCTTGTAGATTCTGAGATGGGATATTCTTTATGGGTGTCGGGATATTTTTCTGCAAGATATCCTCTTGTTTTTTCTTCCACATCTATTGCGCCGTTGTCGTCTAGAATTGCCTTTGCGGCATTGGCATCCTCTTCTGTTTCTGTGTAAACTGTAATGGTGTTACTGTCGATACTTGCGTATTCGTAACGATCAGTTTCTATCTCATTGCGGTCAAAAAGCCAATCGAAGAAACTTTGTTCTTTCGGAGTGTCTATTTTTTCTAAAGCTTCTATTTCTGAGTTGGTCAGCGAATAATCATATAATCCTGCTTCTTCCAATTTTGTAATGACATTTCTGCTTTCTGTTTCGTTGGGGAAAATCCCGATAATCGTGTAAGACATAATAATATTTTTTTTGGTGTTAAATCTATTTGTCTTCACTTAAACAAAAATTGTGGCAGAACGAAGAAATGAAGGAATTTTAACAAATTTTTAATAATTATAAATTTATATGATTTAATAATTGAAAGCATGCAAAAGCCTTCCAAACAATCAGAAGGCTCGTATTAAATCCTAGAAATCATTATGGGAAAAATGATTCAGTTGTAAATTTAACTAATTTTAAAACCCAAACCGTCGGGCTCATCTGCAATCCAATTTTCGTGAAGATGATGTCTTCTGTTGTTGGTGAAAAAGAGATTGTTTTTTGCTTTGGCGATGATTTTTGCATTTTTGCTTTCAGAAATCACATATTCCCGAGGAGAAACGGAGTAATTTTCAGTCATATAATCCTGAGTTTTTTCTTCAACATTCACTGCACCATTGTTGTCTAGGATATCTCTCACGATGTGTGCATCCTGTTCTGTTTTCAGATGAACGGTTATCGTGTTGTGGTCTATACTTGCGTATTCGAAACGGGCTCTGTCGAGATGGTTGTCGTCAAATAACCAATTCCAAAACCCATTTTTCTTCTGAATGTCTACATTTTGTAAAATTTCTTCGTCAGAATGAGAAAGATTGTAGTCATTGTAACCTGCGTTTTCCAATTTTAAAAGGACTTTGTCAGCTTCCATCTGAGTGGGAAAAAGCCCTACAACAATATATGACATAGCTGTAAATTTTTTTTGGTGAAACGAATTTAAAGAACACGGAAAAATCAAATTTTATCTTCTGATTTCGATATTAAATATACATTAATTTTATTAAATAAATAAGCCTTTCGAAATAAATTGAAAGGCTTATTGTGTTTTTCGTAAAAAATTACTTTTCTGTATTGTCTGTTTTTCCGTCTTTGTTGATTTTGGAACCTTTGTCGATATCTTGTTTATCAATATCGGGCGGATTCTTTTTATCAGATGCGGCAGGAATATTTTTAAAATCTTCATTCTGCTTTTTATTCTCAGCAGAATTGTTGTTTTCGGTTTTTTTATCAGGATTCATAACGTTAATTTTTATAATTCGGTGGAAGAAAACGTATTTGTTTTGTCTTCTATCGAATAATGCAAGGCTTTTGCCAAAACAAAAATTTCGTTAAGATTTTCTTTCAGTTGTTTTTTGCTTTCCTGTTTCAGTTGTTCCTGGTTCACGCTTTTTGCCATATTTTTTTTGGCAGATTCCATAATGCCGTTGATGTCTTTCTGACTGAATCTGTTAATCGCGTAATCGTCCATAAAATGAATCTTTACATCCGGAAAAATCTTGATTTCTGGCTGAGGTAATTCATTGATGATCAATTTTTTGCTAACGGTATCTACATCGATTTTCATTCTCTTCAAATCGTAAGAAACCTGAGCTTTTGCAGTCGTGTAAAGAACCATTTCTCTTGGCAGAATATCGAATCCTGCAACTGTAGCAGCTGAACTTTTATGCGTTTGAAAACTGGAAAAATCCTGCTCCAAAACTACCATTTTGTTCATTTTCTGGATTTGATTCGTAATCAGATAATAATCCTGATTGACCAAAGCTGCTTCATCTTTTTTGTTGCAGCTTCTCCACGACAAGAAAACAAAAACCGTGAGAATAATCCCGAAAATAAAAGAAAGTAAACCTGTATATTTATTCATTGATTTAGATTTTGTCAGCAATGTTTAAACGGAATTGTTGCAGCCCGACTTGAGTGGAAATCCTTTTTTGTGGCTGGAAAAGCCAAGGCAAAAAGATTGGGAACGGAAGGCGGATAAAGCTGCCCAAATTATTATTTAAATAAACTTGAATTATCTTTTTTCAGAATGTTAAGCAAATCTCTTTCCAAATAGCCTGTTTCCGGCATTTCTGTGATTCTTCCGATTTCTTTGCCGTATTTTTTTACAATAATGGTTGGAACCCTGGTAATATTATAAAGTCCTTCTTCTCCGGATGGTGATTCTTTTTTTCGGTTAACAGCGATGATTTGCATTTTTCCGGTGTTGTATTTCAAAGCGTCCAAAATCTTAATTAATCTTGGAAATTCTCTGTGACTATCCTCGCACCAGCTTCCAACAAAAACTACCAGACTGTAAGAATTGAGTTTTTCTTTTCTTAGTTCGGTTAAACTCGTCTGGTCAACCTGATAACGATTGTACTCTTCGTCAAACCAAGTTTTGAAGGGTTCTTTTCGGAACTGGTCAAGCGTCTGCGTTCCAAGTAACATTTTACCGTCATTTTTGGATTCTACTTCACGATTTACAATCACTCTTTCAGCACAGGAATTAATGCTTGTCAATGCGATGATTCCTAATAAAATCGAAATTTTTTTCATCCTGAGTTTTTTATTTTAATAATGAAGCAATGTCCGCTGCAGAATAATATTTGTTCTTAAGAACCTTGTTGTCTGCAACTCTGTGAACATTATATTTGTCGCCGGACTTTTCGTAATAAGCATCGGTTCCTTTGTCTTTGTAAAATTCTACAGTTTCCTGAGCCTGAACTTCGTTGTCACAAGCTTTTGACATATTAGAACGCTGAACTTCATTGAATAATTCCACGAATTTTTCTCCCAAACCAAATTCCAAAACAGCACCGCTCAAAACATACTGTAAATCGCAAAGGGCATCCGCAACTTCCACCAGGTCATTATCTTCGATGGCTTTTTTCAACTCATCTAATTCCTCTTGTAAAAGACTAACTCTCAAAGCTGCTCGTTCTTTTGAAGGAATCTGAGGTGTATCAAGAATTGGAGCATTGAAGGTTTTGTGAAATTCGGCTACCTGATTCAGGCTATCTAATTTTTCCATTATTTTTCTAAAATTTTAACAAATATAAAAAATGCCGTCCAAGGAGACAGCATTTATAAAATTAAAATGTTTTTTTGAGTTTCGCTTTCTTTTATTTTAAGCGCTCCAAAATACCTTTTCGTTTTACGATATTTTTATAATCCCATTGTATTTCTCTTGATTTTTCCAGCCAACGTTTTAAATCATCTTTATTAATTTCATTCCAATCATTATAAAAAACCGAAGCATCCTGAAATTTTTCACCTTCTACATTCAGTTGTGTTTCATCAAAAGATTTTCCGCTCCAGAACATCAACCGAATTCCTTTTTTTTGTTTGCTATAACCAACAATAGGATTTCCATCAATAAACCAAACAGGATGAGCGTGCCAGATTTTGTTCTCAGCTTCTGGAAGATGTTTGCAGATTTCTCCAGAAAGAATATTCGCAATTTTTTCATCTTCAGGATCGAGATTTTGATTGTATGAAATAATATCAGGACTCAAATCTTTAAAACTTGTCGTCAGCAGTTGGTCCGTACAATCCGGGAACATTGTTTCCAGTTGCTCTCAGATAAACAATCAGTTCGCCTCTGTGATGATAAAGATGATTGTAAAGAAAACCTCTTATGACTTGAATTTTTGGCATTGGTGGGAAAATTTCTTTTCCGCCAGCCAGCATTTTCCATTCGTTCATATAATTTGCTTCGTCAGAATTTTCAATGGCTTTTTGAGCATTAGCTACATTTTCTTCGAATTTTGCAATAATATTTTCTGCTTTAGAAATGTCACCTTTGTCGTATTGATAAGAACCCATATCAAGAACATCCTGATTGAAAGTTGACTCATACCAATTGTAAACTTCAGCAATGTGTGAGGCCAATTGAGCTGTGGTCCAGTTTTTCTCTGATGGTTTCCAGTCTAAAGCGCTGTCCGGAATTGCTTTCAAAAGTTTTCTTGTGCTGTCTGCTTCGTGCAAAAACTCACCTAAAAGTGTTTGTTTGATCATTTGTGTTTTAATTTTATGTTAATAAATTATTGCGTAATATCTCTTCCAATCACCAATCTCTGGATTTCAGAAGTTCCTTCGCCAATTGTGCATAGTTTTGAATCCCTGTAGAATTTCTCAACCGGGAAATCCTTTGTATAACCATAACCACCGAAAATCTGAACCGCATTATTCGAAATTCTTACGCAAGCCTCGGAAGCGTACAATTTCGCCATTGCGCCTTCTCTTGTCATTTTTAGTTTTGCATTTTTAAGGTCCGAGGCTCTTCTAATCAATAATTCTGATGCATCAATTTCTGTTGCCATATCAGCTAGCATAAAATTAACCGCCTGAAAACTTGAAATCGATTTTCCAAATTGATGTCTTTCCTGAGCATATTTAAGCGCAGCTTTGTAAGCACCTCTAGCAATTCCTAAACTTAGTGCAGCAATAGAAATACGACCTCCGTCCAGAATTTTCATTGCTTGTTTGAAACCGCTCCCGACTTCGCCCAATCTGTGAGAGTCCGGAACTCGAACGTTATCGAAAATCAATTCTGCTGTTTCCGAAGCACGCATTCCTAATTTGTTTTCCTTTTTACCGGAAGTAAAACCAGCCATTCCTTTTTCCAAAACAAAAGCTGTGGAATTATTTTTTGCACCTTTTTCTCCCGTTCTTGTCATTACAACAGCAATGTCTCCAGAAATAGCGTGAGTGATGAAGTTTTTTGCACCGTTGATAATCCAATCGTCACCGTCTTTCACAGCAGTTGTGGACATTCCACCTGAGTCAGAACCTGTATTGTGTTCGGTCAATCCCCAAGCGCCGATAACTTTTCCGGAAGCTAACTGAGGAAGCCATTTTCTTCTTTGCTCTTCATTCCCGAATTCATAAATATGATTCGTACAAAGTGAATTGTGTGCAGCAACGGATAATCCAATAGAAGGGTCAACCTGAGAAATCTCGTCCAAAATGGTCACATATTCCTGATAACCAAGTCCTGAACCGCCATATTCTTCAGGGATCACAATTCCCATAAAACCAAGTTCGCCCAATTGGTGGAATAATTCCACTGGGAAAGTCTGGCTCTCGTCCCAATCCATAATATTTGGGCGTATATTTTTTTCGGCAAAATCTTTGGCCGTTTCAGCTATCATTTTTAGATTGTCCATAGTGGCAGTTTCCATATTTTTATCTTTGTGCCCAAATATAGAAAAATTAGGTTAAGCACAATTTTTTTTTAAAGTTTGTTTTTTCTTCTGTATGAATCGAGGTTTTCATTATTTTAGCATAGAAATTTTTCATAATGAATCCAAAACTGAAAACCCTTTTTTTCTTTCTCATCGGAGCATTCGCCGGAATTTCGGTAATGTATCTGATTTCGAATTATAAAATCGAGAAGAGAAATGAAATTTCGTCGGAAGTTAGAAATCAGAGGCTGGATGTTACACAATCTGAAACTAAGTTTGAGACCGAAAAACCTTCTGATGTAAGTTCAATACAAGAATTGACAAATGAAAACAAAGTTATTTCTTACGTCAAATCGAATCATAATTTGCCAGATTATTATATCACAAAATCTGAAGCGAAAAGTCAAGGATGGAATCCTTCAAAAGGAAATCTTTGTGACGTTTTGCCGGGAAAAGCCATTGGCGGCGATAAATTCAGTAACCGTGAAAAGCAATTACCGAAAGGCGAACAATATTACGAAGCCGACGTCAATTATAATTGCGGAAACCGAAATGCAGACCGAATTGTCTTTACTAAAAGTGGTAATGTTTGGTTGACGAAGAATCATTATAAATCGTTTGAGAAAAAATAAATTAGAAAATGAAAGAAATATATATCGATTTCGTCAACATCGGCGATTACGAAGATTTTTACGAACAACTTAAATCAAAATTAGAATTGCCGGAACATTTCGGAGATAATCTGGATGCGCTTTCGGATGTGATTTCCGGAGAATTGGAAATGCCACTTCATATCGAATTTGTGAATATGAGTGTTGACCAACTAGAACTTTTCGAAGACCTTTTGACAACTTTGGAAGATTTGGAAGATGAGGTGGAAGATTTTAGTTTCAGCTATTATCTTGAACAGTACGAAGATGAAGAATAATATCAGAAAAGCGACTCAGGAAGATTTAGCTCAATTGTCAAAATTATTTGATGAATACAGAATGTTCTATCACAAAACATCTGATTTATCCGGAGCACAGCAATTTTTATCCGAAAGAATAGAGAAAAAAGATTCTGAGATTTTTGTAGCAGAGAATGAGGGGAAGCTGGTTGGATTCACGCAACTATATCCGCTTTTTTCATCAACAAGAATGAAGCGTTATTGGTTGTTGAATGACCTTTACGTTAATTCTAATTTCCGTGGTAAAGGTTTTTCTAAAGCTTTAATAGAAGAAGCAAAAGAACTTTGCAGAACATCCAATTCTTGCGGAATGTACTTAGAAACAAGCAAAGAGAATATGATTGGAAATCAATTGTATCCAAGTGCAGGTTTCAAAAAATATGATGAGGTTAATTTTTATGAGTGGACGATAGAATTATAAATTTAAATGTTAATTTGCATCACTTTTATTCTTGAATGTAATGAATGTATCTGCAATGAAATCAACAATTGATTTAGTATAATATATTTTCATAATTTATTTTTTATATCTTTAGAAGAAAAACTATGAAAAAACTATTTAATCTACTGTTTTTAGCATTTGTGCATTTTGCATTCTCACAAAATATAAATTTTACGGATGCTAATTTTAAAAGCTTCTTATTAGAATCTAATTCAACTAATGGATTTGTACGTGATCTCAACAATAATTCTATAAAGTTAGATCAAAATAATGATGGCGAAATCCAGATTTCTGAAGCAGAGAATGTATCTCTTATAAGTTTCAATGGGAGATTTGGTAGTTTTAATTACACTGTTTATTATTTTTGGGGTCATTATGATAATCCTTTAACAATAAAAGATATTTATTCGCTAGGAGGACTTAATAATTTTAAGAATTTGAAAGTTTTAGACTGCGCCTATGCCAAAATAACAACAATAGATTTTACCGATCTTAGCAAATTAGAACAAGTGATTTGTAAAAAAAACCAGATTAATTCTTTTACTAATTTTCAATTTGTAAAATCACTGCGTGCACTAGATTGCTCTTATAATTTTTTGGAAACATTAGACTTATCTCAATCTTCTGTGAATCTGCCCGACAGAGCTTACGTTTTGTTCAGATTTAATGATAATAACTTTAAAAGTCTAAATCTTCAAAATGGTAAAAATACGAGTTGGTGTATCCTGGCTGACTGGATGTTTTGTCCGTTTTCTAGTGAGGCTGGAAATATGTTTAGCACTTGTTGTTATCCACCCAAAATTGAAAACAATCCCAATCTTACGGATTTGAAAATCAATTGTTATGACTTCGGATATCCGGGTTTTGCAGTAACCAACTGCGAGGTTCAGAGCACAGAAGAGATTGCTAATCTGATTGATAAAATTAAAGTATCTCAAAATAAGTCAAATGGTATCCTTACCATTATGAGCCCTTTAAAAATTGACAGCTATACAATTCTTGATATGTCTGGAAGAGTTTTAAAAAGCGAAAAGACAGATAATAAAAATATTGATATTTCTTATTTTAATAAAGGTGTTTACATCATTAAAGTTGAAACTAAAGAAGGTATAGCCAACTTAAAATTTATCAAAAATTAAAATTCGACTAAACGAAGTCTTAAACGATGACAGAATTCGAAAAATATATACTGCGTTATTTGGATTTGGTTCCTTCTGAACAATGGATTGAAGAAATGAAAATTGCTTCAGACGAAACTTTACAAATCTATGAATCTCTTTCCGAGGAGCAAGGTAATTATGCTTATGCAGAAGGAAAGTGGAGTTTGAAAACGCTTTTGCAGCATCTCATCGATACAGAAAAAGTCTTTGCTTACCGAGCTTTGAGGTTTTCCAGAAAAGACCAGTCTTTGGTTTCGGGATTTGATGAAGAAGCTTGGGCAGACAATTCTTATGCAGACAGCCGAACGTTGAAAAGTCTGATTAAAGAATTTAAATTGACCAGAAAATTATCTATCAAATTCTTTAAAAATCTTCCGGAAGAAGCATATCAACTTTCCGGAAAAGTGAATGGAAATGACATCAAAGTAGAAACAATTGGCAAATTAACCGTTGGTCATAACATTCATCACCTGAATATTATTAAGGAGAGATATTTACCGAATTTATAATGAATTTCTCAGAAGAAATATTAAATACTGCCATTGGCTATGTCAATGGAATTCGGGGAGAATTGGTTGAAGACGATTCACGAAAGAATTCTTAAAAAGTATCCCGATATTTCTTCTGAGGATTTAGATAAATTAAATTCTATTTGCAAAAAGGTCAATCAATTTGCTAATAATTATGTTTACAAAGGCGGTTCGGTCATCAATGGAGAAATCGAATTTGTAAATTTTAATCAATTCAAAAAAGATATTTTGTTAAAATACAGTTGGATAACAGAA
Protein-coding sequences here:
- the leuC gene encoding 3-isopropylmalate dehydratase large subunit; the encoded protein is MSQSKTLFDKVWDAHVVETVLDGPQVIYIDKHLIHEVTSPQAFAELEARGLEVFRPNQIVATADHNVPTLGQELPIRDELSRTQVQQLTENCEKNNIELYGLGHQYQGIVHIIAPELGITQPGMSIVCGDSHTSTHGAFGAIAFGIGTSQVAQVFASQCLLMNKPKSMRVSVNGKLNKDVQAKDVILYIISKVGTDSGTGYFCEYAGNVFEEMSMEGRMTVCNMSIEMGARGGMIAPDETTFEYVKDKTFAPKGEEWNEKIEYWKTLKSDSDAVFDKEFEFSAEDIRPMITYGTNPGMGISIDSKIPTAQNESEEKALKYMGLNAGQSTSDIKVNYVFIGSCTNARIEDFRSAATYVKGKQKAENIVAWLVPGSQKVAKQIYDEGLDKVFNDAGFQIRQPGCSACLAMNEDKIPEGEYCVSTSNRNFEGRQGQGARTLLASPLTAAKVAVEGGIPTFENLN
- the leuD gene encoding 3-isopropylmalate dehydratase small subunit, which translates into the protein MQKLVLIKSQAVPLPSENIDTDQIIPARFLKSISKEGFGENLFRDWRYNVHTNKPNPDFVLNNPKYSGEILVAGNNFGCGSSREHAAWSLTDYGFKVVVSSYFADIFKGNALNNGLLPVKVSEDYLKDLMETISENPSTQITVDVEKQTISFNDKTESFELDSYKKICLLNGYDDIDFLTSKKEAIQNFEQKAQKVYAQNL
- the leuB gene encoding 3-isopropylmalate dehydrogenase, which translates into the protein MRKTYKIAVLAGDGIGPEVTDESVKILKVIGEAFQYNFQFDYGVMGAEAIYETGNPLPDKTLELCRNSDAVLFGAIGDPAFDNNPDAKVRPEQGLLKLRKELGLFANIRPIKTYASLIKKSPLKREIVEGTDIQIYRELISGIYFGEKFTEENGEYAYDLCKYSREEIVGIAHLAFQDAQKRRKKLTLIDKANVLDTSRLWRKIVKEIAPQYPDVELDFMFVDNAAMQMILNPKQFDVILTENMFGDIISDEASVIGGSIGLLPSASIGEDSGLFEPIHGSYPQAKGKGIANPIASILSAAMLLDYLELTQAADKLRKSVEHAIESKYVTIDLNAEQHYSTSEVGDFIADYIKFSERSYYNFENIQLGKSTIV
- a CDS encoding DUF4230 domain-containing protein — translated: MNKYTGLLSFIFGIILTVFVFLSWRSCNKKDEAALVNQDYYLITNQIQKMNKMVVLEQDFSSFQTHKSSAATVAGFDILPREMVLYTTAKAQVSYDLKRMKIDVDTVSKKLIINELPQPEIKIFPDVKIHFMDDYAINRFSQKDINGIMESAKKNMAKSVNQEQLKQESKKQLKENLNEIFVLAKALHYSIEDKTNTFSSTEL
- a CDS encoding TlpA family protein disulfide reductase, coding for MKKISILLGIIALTSINSCAERVIVNREVESKNDGKMLLGTQTLDQFRKEPFKTWFDEEYNRYQVDQTSLTELRKEKLNSYSLVVFVGSWCEDSHREFPRLIKILDALKYNTGKMQIIAVNRKKESPSGEEGLYNITRVPTIIVKKYGKEIGRITEMPETGYLERDLLNILKKDNSSLFK
- a CDS encoding pyrophosphohydrolase domain-containing protein; this translates as MEKLDSLNQVAEFHKTFNAPILDTPQIPSKERAALRVSLLQEELDELKKAIEDNDLVEVADALCDLQYVLSGAVLEFGLGEKFVELFNEVQRSNMSKACDNEVQAQETVEFYKDKGTDAYYEKSGDKYNVHRVADNKVLKNKYYSAADIASLLK
- a CDS encoding DUF1801 domain-containing protein — protein: MFPDCTDQLLTTSFKDLSPDIISYNQNLDPEDEKIANILSGEICKHLPEAENKIWHAHPVWFIDGNPIVGYSKQKKGIRLMFWSGKSFDETQLNVEGEKFQDASVFYNDWNEINKDDLKRWLEKSREIQWDYKNIVKRKGILERLK
- a CDS encoding DinB family protein; the protein is MIKQTLLGEFLHEADSTRKLLKAIPDSALDWKPSEKNWTTAQLASHIAEVYNWYESTFNQDVLDMGSYQYDKGDISKAENIIAKFEENVANAQKAIENSDEANYMNEWKMLAGGKEIFPPMPKIQVIRGFLYNHLYHHRGELIVYLRATGNNVPGLYGPTADDKF
- a CDS encoding acyl-CoA dehydrogenase family protein, giving the protein METATMDNLKMIAETAKDFAEKNIRPNIMDWDESQTFPVELFHQLGELGFMGIVIPEEYGGSGLGYQEYVTILDEISQVDPSIGLSVAAHNSLCTNHIYEFGNEEQRRKWLPQLASGKVIGAWGLTEHNTGSDSGGMSTTAVKDGDDWIINGAKNFITHAISGDIAVVMTRTGEKGAKNNSTAFVLEKGMAGFTSGKKENKLGMRASETAELIFDNVRVPDSHRLGEVGSGFKQAMKILDGGRISIAALSLGIARGAYKAALKYAQERHQFGKSISSFQAVNFMLADMATEIDASELLIRRASDLKNAKLKMTREGAMAKLYASEACVRISNNAVQIFGGYGYTKDFPVEKFYRDSKLCTIGEGTSEIQRLVIGRDITQ
- a CDS encoding ribonuclease domain-containing protein, whose translation is MNPKLKTLFFFLIGAFAGISVMYLISNYKIEKRNEISSEVRNQRLDVTQSETKFETEKPSDVSSIQELTNENKVISYVKSNHNLPDYYITKSEAKSQGWNPSKGNLCDVLPGKAIGGDKFSNREKQLPKGEQYYEADVNYNCGNRNADRIVFTKSGNVWLTKNHYKSFEKK
- a CDS encoding barstar family protein; translation: MKEIYIDFVNIGDYEDFYEQLKSKLELPEHFGDNLDALSDVISGELEMPLHIEFVNMSVDQLELFEDLLTTLEDLEDEVEDFSFSYYLEQYEDEE
- a CDS encoding GNAT family N-acetyltransferase encodes the protein MKNNIRKATQEDLAQLSKLFDEYRMFYHKTSDLSGAQQFLSERIEKKDSEIFVAENEGKLVGFTQLYPLFSSTRMKRYWLLNDLYVNSNFRGKGFSKALIEEAKELCRTSNSCGMYLETSKENMIGNQLYPSAGFKKYDEVNFYEWTIEL
- a CDS encoding T9SS type A sorting domain-containing protein; translation: MKKLFNLLFLAFVHFAFSQNINFTDANFKSFLLESNSTNGFVRDLNNNSIKLDQNNDGEIQISEAENVSLISFNGRFGSFNYTVYYFWGHYDNPLTIKDIYSLGGLNNFKNLKVLDCAYAKITTIDFTDLSKLEQVICKKNQINSFTNFQFVKSLRALDCSYNFLETLDLSQSSVNLPDRAYVLFRFNDNNFKSLNLQNGKNTSWCILADWMFCPFSSEAGNMFSTCCYPPKIENNPNLTDLKINCYDFGYPGFAVTNCEVQSTEEIANLIDKIKVSQNKSNGILTIMSPLKIDSYTILDMSGRVLKSEKTDNKNIDISYFNKGVYIIKVETKEGIANLKFIKN
- a CDS encoding DinB family protein, whose amino-acid sequence is MTEFEKYILRYLDLVPSEQWIEEMKIASDETLQIYESLSEEQGNYAYAEGKWSLKTLLQHLIDTEKVFAYRALRFSRKDQSLVSGFDEEAWADNSYADSRTLKSLIKEFKLTRKLSIKFFKNLPEEAYQLSGKVNGNDIKVETIGKLTVGHNIHHLNIIKERYLPNL